A portion of the Pseudomonadota bacterium genome contains these proteins:
- a CDS encoding MBL fold metallo-hydrolase: MDITKLHCIDLDQPQLEGFTKFISAWIYQGDECTLLVDPGPLSSIPLLLKELERLGITRLDYILLTHIHIDHAGGTGKLLEFFPTARVICHPDGIKHLVTPDKLWQGSLKVLGKMAEAYGEILPVPAASISFSENIGNLNLRAILTPGHAQHHLCFCYEDLLFGGEVVGVRSEVDDGIYMRPATPPRFILEVALESIDRVMSLTPRYLVFAHYGLVEPAMEYLEIGRNQLLLWVEGVKTIAAQGVGEGMEDRLFDWLVDHDPVYRRINQLPPAVFARERYFLKNTMDGMLGYLSNREK; this comes from the coding sequence ATGGATATAACCAAACTTCATTGTATTGATCTGGACCAGCCCCAGCTGGAAGGATTTACCAAATTTATCAGTGCCTGGATATATCAGGGGGATGAGTGTACTCTGCTGGTTGATCCAGGTCCCCTTTCATCCATCCCGCTGCTGTTGAAAGAGCTGGAACGTTTGGGGATTACCAGGCTTGATTATATTTTATTGACCCATATTCATATTGATCATGCCGGGGGGACGGGAAAACTGCTGGAGTTTTTTCCCACAGCCCGGGTTATTTGCCATCCGGATGGGATTAAACATCTGGTGACCCCGGATAAGCTTTGGCAGGGATCATTGAAAGTTCTGGGGAAGATGGCTGAAGCCTATGGGGAAATTCTTCCGGTTCCGGCCGCCAGCATCAGTTTTTCTGAAAACATCGGCAACCTTAATCTGCGGGCGATTCTGACCCCCGGACATGCTCAACATCACCTGTGTTTCTGCTATGAAGACCTGTTGTTCGGCGGCGAAGTGGTCGGGGTGCGCAGTGAGGTTGATGACGGGATATACATGCGGCCGGCAACCCCGCCACGATTCATTCTGGAAGTGGCTCTGGAATCCATTGACAGGGTTATGTCCTTAACCCCTCGTTACCTGGTTTTTGCCCATTATGGTCTGGTGGAACCGGCCATGGAATACCTTGAAATTGGCCGCAATCAGCTGTTGCTCTGGGTGGAAGGGGTGAAAACTATTGCCGCCCAGGGGGTGGGTGAGGGAATGGAGGACCGGTTGTTTGACTGGCTGGTGGATCATGACCCGGTATACCGGCGGATCAACCAGTTGCCGCCGGCTGTTTTTGCCCGGGAACGGTATTTTCTTAAAAATACCATGGACGGCATGTTGGGCTATCTTAGCAACCGGGAGAAGTAA
- a CDS encoding aminotransferase class IV has protein sequence MADIAYINNEFIPMEQACIPINDRGYTFADGVYEVVCTRSGRPFLMPEHFRRLERSAAGINIPLPLSYSDWPAIIAEGIKRSGYQETMIYIQLTRGIMPRHHSYPEPLEPQLVMTFRPRPQYDESFFSQGQQAITVEEMRWNRCYLKTIALLPNILMKQQAHRQGCQEAFFISEKQEINEACAANIFLVKDKIIYTPELNNYILPGISRQYIIDRAREDGLTVSCKICFLDELFAADEVFITSTTVDAMPIIKVDNRQIGKGIPGPITKKVRGIFPA, from the coding sequence ATGGCAGATATAGCCTATATCAATAATGAGTTCATCCCCATGGAGCAGGCCTGCATCCCCATCAATGACCGTGGATATACGTTTGCTGATGGGGTATATGAGGTTGTCTGCACCAGAAGCGGCCGCCCATTCCTCATGCCTGAGCACTTCAGGCGCCTGGAGCGAAGTGCGGCGGGAATCAATATCCCTCTGCCGCTATCATACAGCGATTGGCCGGCAATCATTGCTGAAGGCATCAAACGGTCAGGTTACCAGGAAACCATGATTTACATTCAGCTCACCCGGGGCATCATGCCCCGACATCACAGCTATCCGGAACCTTTAGAGCCTCAGCTGGTCATGACTTTCCGTCCCCGACCGCAATACGATGAAAGCTTTTTCAGCCAGGGGCAACAGGCCATTACCGTCGAGGAAATGCGCTGGAATCGCTGTTATCTGAAAACCATCGCCCTGTTACCTAATATTTTAATGAAACAGCAGGCCCACCGGCAGGGCTGTCAGGAAGCCTTCTTCATCTCTGAAAAACAGGAGATCAATGAAGCCTGTGCTGCTAATATTTTTCTGGTTAAGGATAAAATAATTTACACTCCCGAATTGAATAACTATATCCTTCCAGGTATTTCCCGCCAGTATATCATTGATCGGGCCCGGGAAGACGGGTTGACGGTCAGCTGCAAAATCTGTTTCCTGGATGAATTATTCGCCGCCGATGAAGTTTTTATCACCAGTACCACCGTGGATGCCATGCCGATTATCAAGGTTGACAATCGGCAGATCGGCAAGGGTATCCCGGGCCCGATAACCAAAAAAGTAAGGGGGATATTTCCAGCATGA
- a CDS encoding aminotransferase class I/II-fold pyridoxal phosphate-dependent enzyme, with translation MSISESFKASQFKESVIRGMTRLCQQYNGVNLSQGFPDFPAPVMIKEAAKKAIDDDFNQYAITWGTSNLRQAISRKLKHFYNWEVDPEKEITVTCGSTEGMIASLLATLNPDDEVIIFAPFYENYGPDAILADAIPRYVTLQAPDWHLDEAELTAAFNNQTRAIIINTPHNPTGKVFSLKELELIARLCQKWDVLAITDEIYEHILYDENIHYPLARIDGMKERTITINGISKTFSVTGWRIGYCIAAETITSGIRKVHDFLTVGAPAPLQEGAAVMMDCADDYYRELAAEYTEKRGFLLQTLEQCGFHCSNPAGAYYIMADFSQLSRDDDISFAHQLVKNVGVATVPGSSFYPRNASPKQLVRFCFCKTEETLQQAAALLLKK, from the coding sequence ATGAGTATTTCTGAATCTTTCAAGGCTTCTCAGTTTAAAGAATCCGTCATCCGGGGAATGACCAGGTTATGCCAGCAATATAACGGGGTCAACCTCAGCCAGGGATTTCCTGATTTTCCCGCCCCTGTGATGATCAAAGAAGCGGCAAAAAAAGCCATAGACGATGATTTCAACCAGTATGCCATCACCTGGGGCACCAGCAATCTACGGCAGGCTATCAGCCGCAAACTGAAACACTTCTATAACTGGGAAGTCGATCCGGAAAAAGAGATCACCGTCACTTGCGGTTCCACCGAAGGAATGATCGCCAGCCTCCTGGCTACCCTTAATCCTGATGATGAAGTCATCATCTTTGCCCCATTTTATGAAAATTATGGTCCAGATGCCATTCTGGCTGATGCCATTCCCCGTTATGTCACCCTCCAGGCTCCTGACTGGCATCTGGATGAGGCTGAATTAACCGCAGCCTTCAACAACCAAACCAGGGCCATTATTATCAATACGCCGCACAATCCCACCGGAAAAGTGTTTTCCCTGAAAGAATTGGAATTAATCGCCCGGCTTTGTCAAAAATGGGATGTACTGGCGATCACCGATGAAATTTACGAACATATTCTTTATGATGAAAATATCCATTACCCCCTGGCCCGAATTGACGGCATGAAGGAACGAACTATCACCATCAATGGTATCTCGAAAACCTTCAGCGTCACTGGCTGGCGCATTGGTTACTGCATCGCCGCGGAAACCATCACCAGCGGCATTCGCAAAGTCCATGATTTCCTCACCGTGGGGGCCCCGGCTCCTTTACAGGAAGGGGCGGCGGTGATGATGGATTGTGCCGATGACTACTACCGGGAGCTGGCGGCAGAATATACTGAAAAACGTGGTTTTTTACTGCAAACACTGGAACAGTGCGGCTTTCACTGCAGCAATCCCGCCGGGGCCTACTACATCATGGCGGATTTCAGTCAGCTGAGCCGTGATGACGATATCAGTTTTGCCCACCAGCTGGTTAAAAACGTGGGCGTGGCAACCGTTCCGGGCAGCAGCTTTTATCCCCGCAATGCTTCACCTAAACAGCTGGTCCGCTTCTGCTTCTGTAAAACCGAGGAAACCTTGCAACAGGCAGCGGCACTGTTGCTGAAAAAATAA
- a CDS encoding DUF362 domain-containing protein, with protein sequence MMSVVFGRCQDYEPGKLKNCLQDMISSLGAEKLIRSGDRVLIKPNLIAPRPAVDAVCTHPAIIRALAVIIRDCGGRPYIGDSPGYAPLERCLAESGIQAVVDELGIKVVSFKTQVEVSRPENRILKRFQLGGRVLEFERIINVPKLKTHGMMGLTLAVKNLFGCISGYDKARWHLRAGHNRQLFARILLDIYQTVKPDLHILDGVVGMEGEGPTHGQPVSFGILGASPDGISLDYAAARLINYPEITPVSQEAIDEGLLNPGKLKVLGDCTAEDIPAIKPARGSEDAAFPFHRLIRRLLVKKPVISSSRCHRCLVCVKHCPARAMKFIDRSVRIDYKACIRCYCCHELCPYGAVRVKWGLLR encoded by the coding sequence ATGATGTCTGTTGTTTTCGGTCGTTGTCAGGATTATGAGCCCGGGAAATTAAAAAATTGCCTGCAGGATATGATTTCCTCCCTGGGAGCTGAAAAACTGATTCGTTCCGGTGACCGGGTGCTGATAAAGCCAAATCTCATTGCTCCCCGCCCGGCGGTTGACGCCGTTTGTACCCACCCGGCAATAATCAGGGCTCTGGCCGTTATCATTCGAGATTGTGGCGGCCGGCCGTATATCGGTGACAGTCCGGGCTATGCTCCACTGGAACGCTGCCTGGCTGAAAGCGGGATACAAGCGGTTGTCGATGAACTGGGAATAAAGGTAGTTTCTTTCAAGACGCAGGTGGAAGTCAGTCGGCCTGAAAATCGGATTCTGAAAAGGTTTCAGCTGGGCGGTCGGGTTCTGGAGTTTGAGCGGATCATTAACGTGCCGAAGCTGAAAACTCATGGCATGATGGGTCTGACCCTGGCGGTAAAGAATCTGTTTGGTTGCATTTCAGGTTATGATAAGGCCCGCTGGCATCTGCGCGCCGGTCATAACCGGCAGCTTTTTGCCCGAATTCTGCTGGATATCTACCAGACGGTAAAGCCGGATCTGCATATTCTTGATGGTGTTGTCGGAATGGAGGGTGAAGGTCCAACCCATGGTCAACCGGTTTCTTTTGGCATCTTGGGTGCATCCCCGGATGGCATTAGCTTGGATTATGCTGCCGCGAGGCTCATTAATTATCCTGAGATTACCCCTGTCAGTCAGGAGGCTATTGATGAAGGGCTGCTTAATCCAGGGAAGCTGAAAGTGCTTGGAGATTGCACGGCTGAAGACATTCCCGCCATCAAACCGGCCCGGGGGAGTGAAGATGCCGCTTTTCCCTTCCATCGATTGATTCGCAGATTATTGGTCAAAAAACCGGTGATTTCATCATCGCGCTGCCACCGGTGCCTGGTCTGCGTCAAACATTGTCCGGCCCGGGCAATGAAATTTATTGACCGTTCGGTACGGATTGATTATAAAGCCTGCATCCGTTGTTATTGTTGTCATGAATTGTGTCCTTATGGAGCCGTGCGGGTGAAATGGGGACTGCTAAGGTAA